In the genome of Natronomonas salina, the window TTCCCTAATCTTGTTTTAGGATGATAATGTGGGGGTTTTATGTGCTCGGAGAGACCATGTGTCGGTGTAATGCTCGCAAGCCGCTCACGGGATGGAATCCCGGTGTTGCTCGCACCGAGTGTGCCCCTACAACCATCCTCTGAGGGGGTTGCTGAACCGTCGATGGCACGCACGGAGGTGTAAGATCAAAAATCAGATTCCACTACGTGAAACTCTGGTACCTGCCACTGTACCATAACAACCTGTCATGAATGCGTCAGGTATCTACCTGTACATATGGTACACGTCCGCGTAATCCCAGCGGGCACTAATCCGTTTTCGCGTCTGCAAGTTGCTCCATAGACACATCACTGGAGGGTTCTATCCCTCTATTCGACTTCACACTCCTGTAAGACAATAATCCAGATAGATCCCCCGCTAGTGAACATCTGCAATAGTAGGAGCCTATCATTTTCATCAGGTCTGGAAGGGATACAGCTTCCTGTAATCAAGGTCATCTCGTCACTCTGAAATCCACCTGTCCCTTATTCAACCGAGCCAGCGCTATTCACCTCCAAAATATAATATTTGCGCTGAAAACCATTCATCACATATGAATGTACACCTATTACTGTATTCAGACAATTATCCGACACTCTTTTACGGAATCTTTGTTTATATGCAAATACCGATAGCGCTCAACGAGAATTTGACTCCAGTAGTCCCATGGAGTCCTCATTTAGCACGCGCGATTACACCCAAAGAATCCATCCACAATGGCCACAACCGAACAAAACACCGAACCCCCTGAACTAGCGACCGAGTTTCGAGATGATCTCGACATCATCAAAGAAGAGTGCCTGTCACTCATCCGTTCAACCGTCACTGAAGCCGGTGCAGACGGCGTTGTCGTCGGATTGAGCGGGGGCATCGACTCCACGACGGCAGCCACCCTCGCTGTCGAAGCGCTCGGCAAAGAGAACGTCTATGGGCTTATCATCCCAGCCGACGCGAGTGATGACTCGAACATCAAGGACGCCCAAGACGCAGCCTTCGATCTCGGAATCAACTTCCGGACCGTTGACGTCCAGCCCGTCGTCGACGCGCTCACCGACACCATGGCGCAAGAGTACTGGCTCCGGCAGATGGCGGCACTGTCGTTCGGGTCGGATGAGGCGGTGCAGCTCTGCGATCCGATCAAGGACCGCGACGGCTACACCGAAGCGGTCGGCAACGCCACCGCCCGCGCCCGGATGATGGCGACGTACTTCGAGGCGAACCTCCGAGACCGCCTGGTCCTCGGCACCGGCAACCGCACCGAACTGTCGCTCGGGTATTTCACCAAGTATGGTGATGGAGGCGTGGACCTGCTGCCGCTGGGCGACCTCTACAAAACGGAGGTCCGGCGGCTCGCCCGACACCTGGGCGTCCCCGAGGACATCGTCGAGAAGCAGCCCACCGCCGGACTCTGGGCGGGCCAGACCGACGCCGACGAACTGGGCGCTCCCTACGAGACCATCGACGCGGTCCTCCGGGAACTAGTCGACGAGGGCTGCAGCGTCGAGCGGACGGCCGCGGAGCTCGGCCTCGACCCAGAACTCGTCGCCGAGTTCGAGGAGATGTACCGCGCGGCCGCGCACAAACGCGACGTCCCGCCGACGCCCGGGACGCACTTCAGCTGACGATGACCGTATCCGATATCGTGTCGATGGCAGTATGACTGGAGATTCCGGCAATCCGACTACCAATCTGGATAAATCAGTCACTCTCCCGGAAGGGATGACTGTAACCCCTATGGAGGTCCGCGAGCGCGCGACGACCTTTATCGAGGCTTATGTCTCGGAATCGAATGCAAGTGGGGTAGTAGTGAATCTCAGTGGCGGGCTCGATTCGACAGTCACTGCAACCCTCACGGTTGAGGCACTCGGGCCCGAGTCTGTGTACGGGCTCGTCCTCCCCAGTAGCAAAATCGATGGAGCGACTGCGCAGGATGCTGAGGAGATCGCCGAGCTGCTGGGAATTCAGTACGACACCGTCCACCTTCAGCCGCTGCTCACCGTGATGAGCGAACTGGCGCCCGAGGAAATCGACCTCCATGGTGACCCGATCGTCCGAGGGAATCTCACTGCGAGACTCCGGATGGCATTTGCCTATCTCGCTGCAAACGCGATGGAACGGCTGGTCGTTGGAACGACCAATCGGAGTGAACTTCTCTTGGGGTATTTTACGAAGTACGGAGACGGTGCAACGGACTTCCTCCCGCTCGGAGAGTATTACAAAACGGAGGTGCGTGCGCTCGCTGAGGAGCTTGACGTTCCAGAATTCATCCATGAAAAGCCGCCGACTGCCGCGTTCTGGCCGGGGCAATCAGACATCAACGAGATTGGTAGCTCTTATGAGTTGATCGATGCGACACTTTTTCTCCGCGTTGAGAAGGACCTCGACTCGGAAGCAATTACTTCAGAACTTGAAGTTGAGACGAATGTGGTTGAACGAATCCTCGAGCATTATCATACAACGAGCCATAAACGAGAGTTTCCGCCTGCCCCTTGATTTAGTCGGCACAAACGACCATTATTTGGTGGCCGCTCTGTCGACGCCGAGCTACTCACAACGCTAGCGAAAACATTGCTCGTGGTTCAGTCAAGAACCCATCCAGTCATTAACGCCCTTCAACGACGACGAGATGAGACGCTGGACGATTATGATATCAACGTGCAAGTTCTCAACCCTGCCGATGCTGATGAAGGCGCGGAGACGAGTGTTGGGCTACTTGTAGGGATTGTTTCTGGCATCTTGGACCGGCCGGTTCGGTCACAAGCTGTCGTGTTGGGAACGATGAGCCTAATGGGCGAACTAGTGGCTGTGAGTTCATTGATCGACAAACTACAGTTGGCGGCAGATTCCGGCGCAAAAACGGTGCTCCTGCCAGCTAAGAACAAGGAGGATTTAGCGAAGATACCAGATGAACTCCTCGACCAGCTACAATTGGTGTTCTATACAGATCCGTTGGACGCTGCCAGTAAAGCGATCGAGCTGGACTAACTACTTTGGAAATACCACCACCGAATGAGCGATTTCTCTTGAATTGGTACTCGTAGTGGAACCAAAGCAAGGTTTTTGAAACAAGATATGCTTAGTCAGGGTGAATCGCACCTGCGATGTGGATTTCGCTATGTCACAACACGAAATCCAGAAGCGGATTCGGCATGGGTATAAATACGCCCCGCTGCCGTCCGTTAAATCTGGTGCGTTCCGAAAAGGAACGAGCCCGACGGGATTTGACGGTTGCAGGCCCTCTAACGTCCGTTCTCGGGCTCTGCAACCAGGCCCGCTCTTCGCCTTCGCGAAGACCGGCCATCCGCGCCATCGGAGTCTGTCCCGAGTCCTACCAGGGACCCACCCAGTGAGGAGCGGGGTATCCCGCATACTCAGTGTTCCTCGATCAGCGGACAGCCTCAGGGCCGGCTCTGTGCATCGTCAATGTCGACGTCAAACCATGTCAACCCACATTGACGAGCTCGACCCGATCGAGCCCAGAGAAGCACTCGAACTGTTCATGGACAAGCGACGGTCGAACAACCGCGCTCCCTCAACGCTGACGTCGAACCGTTCCCACCTTCGCATCTTCATCCAATGGCTGGAAGGACAGGGCCTCACGAACCTGAACGAGCTCACGGGACGGGACGTCTTCCAGTACCGCCAGAAGCGAGAACACGAGGATGGATTAGCCCCAGCCAGTCTCAAGGGCCAGATCTCGACGATACGAATGTTCCTCCAGTTCTGCGAAGAGATCGAGGCGCTCCCCCAGGACTTCCACCGGAAGGTAGATCCAGTGAAGCTCAACGTCGGTGAAGAGATCAGCGACGTCGCCATCGACATTGAGGAGGCAGAGGCAATCCTCGACCACCTCCAGCGATTCGAATACGCCAGCCAGAGACACGTAACGTTCGCACTGCTCTGGCACACCGATATGCGGACCGGAGCTCTCCATAGCCTCGATATCGATGACATCCGGTGGGACGACCGAGCACTTCGTCTCCGCCACCGTCCGGACACTGGAACGACGCTCAAGAACAAGGAGCGTTCGGAGAGAATGGTCGCAGTGGGCTCAGATACCCTCCAGATCGTCGAGGACTGGCTAGCCCACAACAGGCCGGACACCACGGACGAATACGGCAGAGAGCCACTCATCGCCTCCCAACAGGGACGAGCCCACAAGTCGACCATCCGGCAGGTCATCTACAACGTTACCCGCCCCTGCTACTACCAGAACGAGTGCCCTCACGGGAGAGAACCGACGGAGGAGGGGTGTGAGGCAATCCCCTATCACTCAGCAGGGAAGTGTCCAACGAGTGTCGCGCCACATGCAATCCGAAAGGGTTCGTTGACACGGGATCTGGCGAACGATCTCCCTATCGAGACGCTCAGTGAGCGGGCTGACGTGACACCCCGGGTGCTTCGCCAGCACTACGATACGCGTACTGAGAAGACGAAGATGGAGCAGCGACGAGATGTACTCGGTCTCGATTGACCACCCGCCCTAAGAACTCATGACAATATACAGTCAGCGGGCGGTCGATGTGAAGCTCGCCATTAGTGGCGACTACACACTCACGGGCAACAGAGTTCGAGGAGAGAAGAAGCAGCGAGATCGAGTATGGAAGCGCTTCGAAACTGCTGAAGGGGACTACTATTGCTCCATATGTGACGAGCAAATCGCCTGTGGACACCCAGAGAGGTCCTCGAATCTGAAGATTGGCGAATGGCATCACCTCGTCAAGCGCCAGTACTTCCCCGTCCCGAGTGAGATTGACGAGGGGAAGTACTCAGTCCGAGATCGCCGAAGTCAGCACCACATCTCGAATTGCGTCATCCTGTGTAAGAAGTGCCATAGCCAGTTAGAGGGATTAGAGAAGGGCCGACCGCACCTGATGTCCTGGCTCTGTAAGGACCTCACTGGCCTCGAGATCCCCCTCGTATTGCCAGCTGACTCTCAACTCAGAGAAGGCCAGTGGAGAGACTGGGTTAGTCTTCAGCGTGAGATGGAGTACACCCACGAGTACAGATGTTCAGCGTGTGGCCACACTCAACAAGTGAACCGACGCATCACTATAGAACTCGAGGATGGCTCTAGCTTCGAGTATACCGGCAGAGACGTTCGAGCTGTCCACGTCCTCCCACCTTTCTCGGCACCAGAGCTGATCCACCACCCGTTGAACATCGAACTCCTCTGTATCCAGTGTCTGCTCGGACTAAACGGGCAACATCGAGGGAACACGTATCGGAGAGGGTGGATTGATGAGGCACCGAGTGAATGGGCTGAGACATTCAGTCCTCCTCTCAGCGGGATATGTCAACTGAGTGGCTGGAATTCAAGGAGCTAAAATGGGTTCCCCTATTTAGAAGCTCGCTCCAGGCTGTATCTCGTAATTGTACACACGGTTACCATCCATCCCGGGATAAATCGCCTCGAAGTTCCAGCTCCGACCTGCTGCGAGATTATTGATGTTGTCCATTCCACTCTCAAGCTGGCTACCACTACTGTCGAGGAACACCACTTCCACGGAGGCATAACTCATGGGCTTATCGCCAGTGTTCACCGCCTGCCCGACAACGTAGAGATTCCCGTATTGTCCCCGAGCCATCCGATGAGAACGGATTTCAAGTGCTTCCTCCGCAGCACTCCCAGTGCAGCCCGATAACCCCATCACGGTTCCCATCGATGTTGCAGCCGTTGCTTGCTTGATAAATTTGCGTCGGTTCATGGTTCTATATGGATTCGATAGTTCTGGTTGTAGGTTGATTTCGTCGGTCCATTGATGACAGGAATGAGCTCGTTCAACCATCGAACCTCTTCCCACCCCCGGATGACCCACATCACGAATGGGTACTAACTCCAACATCGAATCCCCTATGACAGCCCCTCTTTAGCAGAGATCGCAGCGATGATCTCGGGCAGTCTGTTCGGATTTGAGTCATTAGGAGTCCGACGCCGTATTGTCGCTGTTGTCTACTATCAACCCCACTAGAGTACCGACAATCGAAACAAGTGATAGATTCATCTTCACCCTTTCCTGAGAGGAGTCCCTTCAATCAGTCAATTCTTCTAAGTTGTTTCCGGCGGTACAGCAAGTGGGGTCATGTTGGACGTAGAGGGATGATTATCGCCTACCCATATCCGAGGAGTTGCTGACTAGCCTAAGCATGATCGAAGAGGGGAAGATGACCAGTGGGAGGGGACTCACGAACCGATTCATTCAGGAGATTTAGAGAGTAGACGAGGGTGGGTATTGAACGGTCAACAGTCCATTTCCTTGCCATTGGTAGGGTCTGAATCCGCTTCGTCGGTCCGATAGGTTCCGTCCTCGCTCACGTGATAATACGCCATCTCGTAGTGGTCAACGATGACTTCTCTATCTTCGCTATCTCGGTAAGAGTGGCCCCAAGCAGATTCGACAGTATACGTCCTCCAGTCATCGTTGGCCTCGGTAGAGATAACTTCCGAGTGAGGGTCACCGGATTTTCGCTCTCGAAGGTATGACTCCTCACACTGTTCGATGGTCTCATTGGATACAGTAGGAGGTTCAGACTCTCGCAAATTACAGCCCGATAGCCCTGCGAAACTGAGAATAGTGATAATGATTGTTCTTCTGTTCACAGATTTCAATATAGCAAATTAGTAATAAGATTTCGGTGAATCCCACGTCCCTTCGTCTACCGCTCGATTCGCAGTCCCCATATAACACCTGATCCAGATACATTTCGGTGCAAACAACTAGATCCCCGACACTGACGATAGGGTAGCGCAATCCGATTTCAGACTGAAGCTATCGGTCTTTGAGTCACTCCCCTCATTTCGCTGACGAGTTAGTGCCCCTTGAGGTTAAGTATCATCAATCGCTACCTGATCACAGATCATGGGGAGCGATGAACTCAAGGAGTTCCGTGGGGTCCTGGAGACGGAGGGGTTGCGTGCGACCGAGCTTCTCCGAGAGTATCGAGCGCAAGAGCGGGACGATTCCAACCAACGCTCTCCTAACGAACCCTGACAGCCACACTCATTAGAGCGGGAACAGTGAAGATCAAGTCATCACGCTATCCGAAGATTGGTATCGAGAGTAGCAATAACGAGTTTCGACCAAGCTTGGATGCTGGTTTCAAAGAGCTTCCATGTTTACTGAGTTGACCCGTGGTGTGCAACTTCGTAGCTCCGAAGGTAAGCGCTGGCCACAATGAGTACGAGAGTTAGGAGGAAGAAGGAAGTTGCCACGATGGATGATGCCAGGATAGCGATTGGAGCATCACTTGACTGCTCGATCCCATCCAAGAGATAGTACAGTCCGATAACTGCCGGTATGACAGAAACTCCAGCGAGCCACCGAGCATACGACTCAGCACTCTCCGGGAGTGCATATCCACTGGACATCTCTTCATCGACATCCACCTTCGACATCTTGGACTGACTGGGGCTTGGATCGTCACTCATAGGCTAGATAACCTCGTGATGAGAGATGAGGTGCTCAGTAGGGCAGTCCACAGACTTCGGGCCAGAACAGGTGCTCGAGCATCGCTCAGTGTCAATTAGAGGGTCAATCGATTCACGATTGAACTCATGCCAGTAAACAGATCGAGTCAGTCGAACCCACCATTTGGTTAACTTGTTCATTGATACAATCAGTGGTCGCTTTGACTCAGCTCGCTTAAACGTACCTACGATATCGACTCTTAGTCAAGGAGTCAGTACTGACCAATTGAGATCGGGTTCTCCCTTCGTTTCTATGACAAGGGAGAAGGAGAGAGGGAGGATTGGGTCGAATCAGTGTTAGGGGTAGTATCAAGAGAAGAAGCAGTGAGAACACGGGGGGTCATGCTCCCTAGCCTGATCTGCCCACCCCTATCTTGCGGGTGTTACACTAGATCGAGAGCAAGGGTAGGAGCTGAGCAACTGCAAGGTCTGCATAGACGGGGCATCCCTTCCAGTGTAGATGGTCTCGGTCTCCTTCTCTCCGTATAGATACTACTGTAGTTGTAGATGGGATACCGCCCATTAACTGAAGTGGAGGCAGTAGACCGCCACACAGAGCCTGTGTTGCCCAGAGACGGGAATCGTGGGCACCCGAGAGCCATTACACACAAGGCCAAAAGAACAGCCTCTGGAGGACACCTGGACCCGTTGGGGATAACGATAGGAGGACTCCTTTCACACAGGTTGGGGCACAGCTGGTGGGTCTTAGCATCGTTTCGCCCGAAGCAAAGCAGGAAGAACACGGTGTGGTGGTGAGAGACTACACCAGTCAATGACGGCACCTTGGACTAAGATAGACACTATCGTTGCTCCCCTTGCAACGGAGGGACCAACTCTAGGTGGGATTGGACACCCCCTGGACCGTTGACCACATGGTCCCCAACTCCATCCTTTCCCCGCGGGCCGTACCAACCACGCTCAGTCGAGGGAACTCGATCTCACTGTATTGGAACAGGGCTACCATCTTGACCTCCCTCGTATAGATACTACTGTATTTGTAGACATCAGCGTCGTTGGACCTTCTAGATGCGGTTAATAGAAGAAGAAAGCCGGTGGGTTACTTCCAGACGACGTACTTGCCGACAGTGTACGTGTTGGGGTTCGACGCTATCGCTACCTGAATCGTTCCTTCACCGTAGGACCTTCCATCTCGGTAGCTTACCTGACGCCACTTCGATCGGTGACGCGAGGAGGCTCGGAAGCATCGATCCATTAGACTGGCATCCTCCTGACACCAGAACGCTAGGTGCGAACAGAGCGCTAGATCAGCCTCCGATGCTGAACTGTAGCGATCAGTGCTTCCTGCTGGTGACTCCCAGAGTCGGAGCGCGTCCTTTGCACCCTCCATCCCACCAGCAGCGTACTCCTTGATCGTCCGACGGATAACGGTAGGAGTCAGCGAGAGTGTGGAGGTAGACAGTCGCTCCATGTCTACCTCGTCGCTCGGTTTAGTCTTCTTCCATCCGTGGTGGCCATCCTCATCTCGGGTCGGGAGCACCTCTCGTTGGAAGTCTTCTAGGGTCTTGCCACCGGGAGCGATGTCGGTAGCAGGACCGAGGCGTCCACCGGTGAATACGACGTACTGGTTCGCGTCGTACACTTCTACCGTTCCCGGGCCATCGAGCTGGCCTTTGGTTAAGCGGTCTGGCAGCCTCGCTCCTTTACAGACCACGTGAAGGCCGGTACCCGACCGGCTGACCTCCGTGTAGGTATCAAGGCCGTCTATCAGGCCCTGGACAGTCTCTGAGTACTCGCCCGGGGAGCCGACGTCGTCCAGATCGATGACGACGTATGGATCATCGGGGCGTAGCACGAAGGCCGGGTCCCAGTGGGTACCTGCCGTGACGTTGAATGCTCGCCTGGAGCCGAACTGCTTTTCGGGAGTGTTCCAGCCGGACAGTGGCCTGACCGGCTTCTTCTCGTCCGTGACGATCCATTGCTCTCGCTCGAGGAGCTCGTCTGGGATGGGGTCTGCCCACCCCCACCCGTGTTCTCCTGGCTGTCCGCTCGTTCCCGACATCAGTTCTCCTCCCCTGTCGGAGCGTAGGTCCGGAACAGGTAGGAAGCCAACGCATCCGCGTCGATTCCGATCGACGAACACGTCTCCTTGACGAGAGGCCAGTAGGCGCTCGTAGACAGCTCCTCCTCGGTGTCGACGAGAGAGATGATGGCGAACCCTATGGCTGCGCCCTTCACCCCTCCATGGTGGCGTGAGAACGCCCTGCAGTCCGTCATCACGACGCGAGATACAACGCCCTCACGGACGTGGCGTGGAACCTCGAGTTGCTGCAGTAGAGTGTCGCAGACGAGGTACTTCCCGCGGTGGGCTCGGTTCAGCCGGTGTCCGCGTTCGACTTCATCGAAGGGACACTCGGGCCAGCCGTCGATCCCCTGGTCGATCAACCAGAGGGCATCATACCGCTCTTCTTTGTGCTCCGGAGCGTCCTCCGCGTAGAACGTGGTTCTCGCGGGCACGAACCCGGTGTTAAGATCGGGCCGGACGCCGGTGGCGAACCCTGGTGAAAGGGTGTACGCCCAGCAATCGCGGAAGCAGTCTTGTTGGGAGTGAGATCCATCGCCCGGTCGGGACGAGATGCCTCCGTCTGTGAGTAGGGTGGTGTGGTGGTGGGAGTCAGACGATTCGACTTCATCACCATGTTCATCCTCGTCATCCGGACGGGGATGGCCATGGCGGTAGCGGGCCCAGCGAGTGGACCGAGTTTCGGTTCGAGTAGATTTGGTGCGATTCATGGTGTCGCACGCCACTCTCACCACTCTGGGAGACTACCGTAGTCTCGTTACAGGGGCCACCTTCTGCACCTACTTCGGTGAGGTGCCAGTGACTTCCTGCAGGCGAATGGGTTGTTGAGCGGTTCGTGCGACAGTGACCCTCACTCGACCCGTTCGAAGAGGGGACCCCGGTACACAGGGTGCGTCCGTGAGTCGTTATTCACCGTCGGCGGTGTGTCGACATAAGCATTTCTAATTTGACCGACATGAAGTTGCATGATGTGCAACCTGACCCTGCTTCGGAAGATCGTCAAGTCTTAGCACGCTTGGTAGAGTGCAGTTTGTAGCGTCATTACTCGTCTCAGCTATCATGTGTACGCACGTAGACAAGATGGTTTTCATCCACCACCAATGGGGTTGTTTGCACGGTCGGGTGTTCAGCAGTCTTGCGCACTCTCTTGGTAGAGATCGAGAAGCATGTTGAGTGTATACCAGTGAGGTGTTCGTTCGTTCGGACGGCTAGCTTCGTGGACTTCAATGAAGTGTTCGTACGTCTCTACAGGGATCGCGATCGACTTACGTCCATCTGATGGCATGGTGTATAGGTAGGGTTGGAACGTCTGTCCACCCCGTCTAATCCGTAGTCGAAGCGCGCCCTATAAGCCGACAGACAATACTCACCTCGTCATCGAACTGCCGACAGGGATGCTGAGTACAGACCTCTCGAATTTTCTACACGCCTGCCCCTGGTTGAAGGAACCATCGAAACAGACCTTATAAAAAACGGACATCAAACAACCCCCGTGTTCTCACTGCTTCCCTGGAGAGCCATTGAGCCAAGGAGAGCTAGCCACAGCGATTCGCCCTCGTCCAGGAGCTCTGTATCTCCCAGACATGGACAAGAGATTAGCGAGACCTCCGTCAGGCTTGACTATCCCGGCCCAAGCGGGCGAGCTCATGAGCGCGACCGAGCTCCTCTCGTGATACCCACTCGAAGACGATAGTCTCAAACTCAAGAGCAAGTTTGGTAGCCTCTTGGCGGAGGGCCCGAAGGTAGGTGTCCCTCACGCGATACTCACCGTTCATTTGTCGAATCAGGAGTTCGGAATCGCTCTTCACGGTGAGATGGTCCACCCCTTTGTCACGTGCCAAGCCCAATCCTGCGATGAGGCCTCGATACTCCGCCCGGTTGTTCGTGGCCGGACCAATTGAGTCGCTCTCTGTGTAGGTCTCATCGTTCACCTGGAGTACAACACCGTAGCCCGCTGGGCCGGGGTTTCCGCTACAGGCTCCATCGATCTCGAGCACCGCCTTTGGCTCTTTAGCCATGCTAACACCTTGGAGGCTGACACGGATATATCATATCATACAACTGATAATCGATACCACTTCCTATACCACAACCACCACTATGTGACTAACTGTCAAGGAAGAGTCGATACGCAGGAGTAAGCGATTAAGTAACTACACCGATGAATCAATCATTACTGATAGCGTTCGAACTAAGGAATGAAACGCCACCAACCCAATCACTAAGCTATGATCTATGAAGGAGACAAAGTACGTGTTGATATCCCAGATAGGGATGACCCCGATTTCAATCTCCACCGAGAAAAAGGAACCATAATAGATGTTATAGAAGATGACGCATCTGAATTCACCGGTGATGAACGAGACTCAAAACTATTCCGCGTGGAATTGGAAACGGGTGAGATAGTCGATGTTCGATGGCGTGACTTGCGACCGATCTAACTACGCGTCAGGTGCGATCTCCTCGTACTTCTCCAGTACCAAGTCAAAGTACTCTTCTGTCATCCGTCGAGGGCTACGGACTTGGTGGAAGTCCTCAAGGATGAACTCCGTCTGCTCCCTCGAGAGCTCGTATGCGTGGAAGGACGCTGCATCGATCTCGGCCTGAAGACGTTCCCGCTCACCTGGGGCAGTAGCAGGCTCAATACCCCCGAGTCGAGTGCGCATCTCCTCGAACTCCTCACCGTAGCAGTTCAGTCGAGCAGACCGGTGCGAGATGAAGTCAAACCATTCGTCTCCCTCAGTGAGACGTGGCGCCTGTGATTCAGTCAATTTGTAGTATACTACAGTAGAGTCGACCTTGGTCCTCATCAGGTAGTCGAATGGGAGGCTATTCATCAATCCCAGGGCAACGAATAGTTCCTGGTCGCTGAAAATGCGCTTGTAGACCCCATGCAATGGTGTATCTGTAAGGTCATCCTCTTCGGGTTGGATTTCGTAGGGACGGAATGTTGGTGCTTTGTCGTGACACACCACGCCCTTGGGAAGCACTGTCGTGATCATAGTTCTCTCATCCGTTGAGCGGGCAATGTCTCGAAAGGCAAGGCGGTATTCAGTACAATCGAGGAGGACGTCATCCTCCCCGAGTGGCTCGTCGCGATGGTCCTCCAGCAACTCGTTGACGAACCCGATTTGGGAACCTTGCCCCTCGAAGGCGTTGTACAGTTCGCGTTTCAAGCGACGGAAGTTCTTCTCACGAATCCTCCGTTTAGCGCTGGACTCTGG includes:
- a CDS encoding S16 family serine protease is translated as MQVLNPADADEGAETSVGLLVGIVSGILDRPVRSQAVVLGTMSLMGELVAVSSLIDKLQLAADSGAKTVLLPAKNKEDLAKIPDELLDQLQLVFYTDPLDAASKAIELD
- a CDS encoding ribonuclease HI family protein; the encoded protein is MAKEPKAVLEIDGACSGNPGPAGYGVVLQVNDETYTESDSIGPATNNRAEYRGLIAGLGLARDKGVDHLTVKSDSELLIRQMNGEYRVRDTYLRALRQEATKLALEFETIVFEWVSREELGRAHELARLGRDSQA
- a CDS encoding FxLYD domain-containing protein; this encodes MNRRKFIKQATAATSMGTVMGLSGCTGSAAEEALEIRSHRMARGQYGNLYVVGQAVNTGDKPMSYASVEVVFLDSSGSQLESGMDNINNLAAGRSWNFEAIYPGMDGNRVYNYEIQPGASF
- a CDS encoding NAD+ synthase, with amino-acid sequence MEVRERATTFIEAYVSESNASGVVVNLSGGLDSTVTATLTVEALGPESVYGLVLPSSKIDGATAQDAEEIAELLGIQYDTVHLQPLLTVMSELAPEEIDLHGDPIVRGNLTARLRMAFAYLAANAMERLVVGTTNRSELLLGYFTKYGDGATDFLPLGEYYKTEVRALAEELDVPEFIHEKPPTAAFWPGQSDINEIGSSYELIDATLFLRVEKDLDSEAITSELEVETNVVERILEHYHTTSHKREFPPAP
- a CDS encoding tyrosine-type recombinase/integrase; translation: MSTHIDELDPIEPREALELFMDKRRSNNRAPSTLTSNRSHLRIFIQWLEGQGLTNLNELTGRDVFQYRQKREHEDGLAPASLKGQISTIRMFLQFCEEIEALPQDFHRKVDPVKLNVGEEISDVAIDIEEAEAILDHLQRFEYASQRHVTFALLWHTDMRTGALHSLDIDDIRWDDRALRLRHRPDTGTTLKNKERSERMVAVGSDTLQIVEDWLAHNRPDTTDEYGREPLIASQQGRAHKSTIRQVIYNVTRPCYYQNECPHGREPTEEGCEAIPYHSAGKCPTSVAPHAIRKGSLTRDLANDLPIETLSERADVTPRVLRQHYDTRTEKTKMEQRRDVLGLD
- the nadE gene encoding NAD(+) synthase, with translation MSGGIDSTTAATLAVEALGKENVYGLIIPADASDDSNIKDAQDAAFDLGINFRTVDVQPVVDALTDTMAQEYWLRQMAALSFGSDEAVQLCDPIKDRDGYTEAVGNATARARMMATYFEANLRDRLVLGTGNRTELSLGYFTKYGDGGVDLLPLGDLYKTEVRRLARHLGVPEDIVEKQPTAGLWAGQTDADELGAPYETIDAVLRELVDEGCSVERTAAELGLDPELVAEFEEMYRAAAHKRDVPPTPGTHFS